From one Triticum aestivum cultivar Chinese Spring chromosome 4B, IWGSC CS RefSeq v2.1, whole genome shotgun sequence genomic stretch:
- the LOC123093258 gene encoding DNA topoisomerase 3-alpha, with translation MPPGGGAIRVLNVAEKPSVAKSVAEILSRGGMQSRAGRSRYNRVFEFNYAIGAQACHMLVTSVTGHLMELDFDDRYRRWYSCDPAELFHAPVRKAVPQDKQDIKRTLEEEARTCQWLVLWLDCDREGENIAYEVVDICAGANRNLNIWRARFSALIPREIHEAVQHLARPNKLFADAVDARQEIDLRIGASFTRFQTMLLKDAFVLDVSGEERNMVLSYGPCQFPTLGFIVERFWEIQAHEPEEFWTINCSHTSDEGTASFIWIRGHLFDYSSAVVIYEMCVHEPMATVQNVRNQEKLKYPPYPLSTVELQKRASRCCRMSSEHTMKVAEELYQAGFISYPRTETDSFSPNTDLHAIVREQVDHPDWGTYAQRLLNPEERLWRNPSNGGHDDKAHPPIHPTKFSTGENNWSPDHKKVYELVVRHFLACCSQPAVGAETTVEVDIAGEQFNASGRVVLAKNYLDVYRYDSWGGSLLPTYTIGQQFVPTSLTLDSGVTRPPPLLAEADLLSCMDKAGIGTDATMHEHIKKLLDRCYATKDANSRFSPTNLGEALVMGYDEMGYELWKPYLRAMMESDMKSVSVGTKSKAQVLEGCLQQMKACFLDARANKVKLLDAMGTFFARSNRPINETQNTIEVVRPCGACNDSEMLLKRRPNGGFMVGCRGFPQCRNVVWLPGSLAEAAVTQQICPTCVPGPVYKIQFKFNRRDIPPSFDVDHLGCIGGCDDVLKELTEMSRFQHHNQTTTPARSQSQTQTTSTSGVRQGAPRQDLPTGSHSTGQFANQHTPAVNPQGRGQSQTPSGVGVRQGTPRQDLHTVFRTASQFANEQQTPGVNPQGFRSTHTGLTQNSRNASSSGEVLCTTCGEACINRTANTEANRGRKFYKCQNPGCGFFVWEDELDNVAPRGRGRGSRGGGRQASASASASAGRRGGGRGRRGRGNADADGMTFVSATGDTVHGCCFTCGDPSHFANACPNRGR, from the exons ATGCCTCCCGGCGGCGGCGCGATCCGCGTGCTGAACGTGGCGGAGAAGCCGTCGGTGGCCAAGTCCGTGGCGGAGATCCTGTCGCGCGGGGGGATGCAGTCGCGGGCGGGCCGGTCCCGCTACAACCGCGTCTTCGAGTTCAACTACGCCATCGGCGCCCAGGCCTGCCACATGCTCGTCACCTCCGTCACGGGCCACCTCATGGAGCTCGACTTCGACGACCGCTACCGCCGCTGGTACTCCTGCGACCCCGCCGAGCTCTTCCACGCCCCCGTCCGCAAGGCCGTCCCCCAG GATAAACAGGACATAAAGAGAACATTGGAAGAGGAAGCTAGGACGTGTCAATGGCTTGTGTTATGGCTTGATTGTGATAGAGAGGGCGAGAATATCGCATATGAAGTGGTTGACATTTGTGCGGGCGCCAACCGTAATCTAAACATTTGGAGAGCTCGTTTCTCAGCTTTGATTCCCAG GGAAATACATGAAGCTGTGCAACATCTCGCCAGACCCAACAAGCTATTTGCTGATGCTGTGGATGCAAGACAG GAAATTGACCTTCGCATAGGTGCCTCCTTCACTAGGTTTCAAACAATGCTGCTAAAAGATGCATTTGTCCTTGATGTCAGTGGGGAAGAAAGGAATATGGTTCTGAGCTATGGTCCTTGCCAG TTTCCAACTCTAGGATTTATAGTTGAGCGTTTCTGGGAGATACAAGCTCACGAACCTGAAGAGTTCTGGACAATAAATTGTTCTCACACTTCAGATGAAGGCACCGCGTCGTTTATTTGGAT ACGTGGCCATTTGTTTGATTACTCATCCGCTGTTGTGATCTATGAAATGTGTGTCCATGAACCAATGGCAACA GTACAGAATGTCAGGAATCAGGAGAAACTAAAATACCCTCCATACCCACTAAGTACCGTGGAGCTTCAGAAACGTGCTTCTAGGTGCTGCAGAATGAGTTCAGAGCACACAATGAAG GTGGCTGAAGAACTTTACCAAGCTGGATTCATTAGTTATCCCAGGACAGAGACTGATAGTTTCTCTCCAAACACTGATCTGCAT GCAATTGTACGTGAACAAGTGGATCATCCTGATTGGGGAACGTATGCCCAACGTCTTCTGAATCCTGAAGAAAGGCTCTGGAGAAATCCCAGCAATGGTGGTCATGATGACAAGGCACATCCTCCTATTCATCCAACAAAGTTTTCGACTGGTGAAAACAACTGGTCTCCAGACCACAAG AAAGTGTATGAGCTAGTCGTTCGCCATTTCCTTGCTTGTTGCTCCCAACCTGCAGTTGGAGCCGAGACAACTGTGGAAGTTGACATTGCCGGTGAACAGTTCAATGCATCAGGGCGTGTCGTACTTGCT AAAAATTATTTGGACGTTTATCGTTATGACTCATGGGGTGGTTCATTACTTCCAACATACACCATCGGACAGCAG TTTGTTCCGACGTCTTTAACACTTGATTCAGGAGTAACTCGACCACCACCTCTTCTTGCTGAAGCTGACCTCCTTAGCTGCATGGATAAA GCAGGAATCGGCACCGATGCAACCATGCATGAACACATAAAAAAGCTACTTGACCGTTGTTATGCAACCAAAGATGCAAATTCACGTTTCTCCCCAACAAATCTT GGGGAGGCGTTGGTAATGGGTTATGATGAAATGGG GTATGAGCTTTGGAAACCTTATTTACGAGCAATGATGGAATCTGACATGAAATCAGTTAGTGTCGGTACAAAGAGTAAAGCGCAAGTACTTGAGGGTTGTTTGCAGCAGATGAAGGCTTGTTTTCTGGAC GCAAGGGCAAACAAAGTGAAGCTCCTTGATGCAATGGGAACATTCTTTGCTAG GTCAAATAGACCTATCAACGAGACACAAAATACCATTGAAGTTGTAAGACCCTGTGGTGCATGCAACGACTCTGAAATGTTGCTGAAGCGAAGGCCG AATGGTGGTTTTATGGTTGGCTGTCGGGGCTTTCCTCAGTGTAGAAATGTAGTATGGCTGCCCGGGTCCCTTGCAGAAGCTGCTGTGACGCAACAAATTTGTCCTACCTGCGTTCCAG GTCCTGTTTATAAGATCCAATTTAAGTTCAACCGAAGGGATATCCCACCAAGTTTCGATGTTGATCACCTGG GTTGCATTGGTGGATGTGATGATGTACTCAAAGAGCTTACAGAGATGAGTAGATTTCAACATCATAACCAGACTACGACGCCAG CAAGAAGCCAAAGCCAGACTCAGACTACATCTACGAGTGGTGTAAGGCAGGGGGCTCCAAGGCAGGATTTACCTACTGGTTCTCATTCAACGGGGCAATTTGCTAACCAGCACACACCTGCTGTGAACCCCCAAG GGAGAGGTCAAAGCCAGACTCCGAGTGGTGTCGGAGTAAGGCAGGGGACTCCAAGGCAGGATTTGCATACTGTTTTTCGTACGGCCAGCCAGTTTGCTAATGAGCAGCAGACACCTGGTGTGAATCCACAAGGCTTTCGTTCGACCCACACGGGCCTCACCCAAAACTCAAGAAATGCATCATCATCAG GTGAAGTACTCTGCACTACATGTGGAGAGGCCTGCATAAATCGAACGGCTAATACAGAGGCGAACAGAGGGAGGAAGTTCTATAAATGTCAAAATCCTGGATGCGGCTTTTTTGT ATGGGAAGACGAGCTGGATAACGTGGCGCCCAGGGGCCGTGGGCGCGGCAGCCGCGGTGGCGGCAGGCAAGCATCCGCGTCCGCATCTGCATCGGCAGGTCGTAGAGGCGGCGGGCGAGGCAGGAGGGGCCGGGGGAACGCCGACGCCGACGGCATGACGTTCGTCTCGGCGACCGGCGACACCGTGCACGGCTGCTGCTTCACCTGCGGCGACCCTTCCCACTTCGCCAACGCATGCCCAAACCGTGGGAGATAG